In Elaeis guineensis isolate ETL-2024a chromosome 1, EG11, whole genome shotgun sequence, a genomic segment contains:
- the LOC105033453 gene encoding pre-mRNA-processing-splicing factor 8A isoform X3, which translates to MSSKKYRHDKRVYLGALKFVPHAVYKLLENMPMPWEQVRNVKVLYHITGAITFVNEIPWVVEPIYLAQWGTMWIMMRREKRDRRHFKRMRFPPFDDEEPPLDYADNLLDVDPLEAIQLELDEEEDSAVYTWFYDHKPLVKTKLINGPSYRKWHLSLPIMATLHRLAGQLLSDLIDRNYFYLFDMESFFTAKALNMCIPGGPKFEPLYRDMEKGDEDWNEFNDINKLIIRQPLRTEYRIAFPHLYNNRPRKVKLGIYHTPMIMFIKAEDPDLPAFYYDPLINPITSINKVDRREKKVYEEDDEDDFCLPDGVEPLLQSTQLYTDTTAAGISLLFAPRPFNTRSGRTRRAEDIPLVSEWYKEHCPPSYPVKVRVSYQKLLKCFVLNELHHRPPKAQKKKHLFRSLQATKFFQTTELDWAEAGLQVCKQGYNMLNLLIHRKNLNYLHLDYNFNLKPVKTLTTKERKKSRFGNAFHLCREILRLTKLVVDANIQFRLGNVDAFQLADGLQYIFAHVGQLTGMYRYKYRLMRQIRMCKDLKHLIYYRFNTGPVGKGPGCGFWAPMWRVWLFFLRGIVPLLERWLGNLLARQFEGRHSKGVAKTVTKQRVESHFDLELRAAVMHDVLDAMPEGIKQNKARTILQHLSEAWRCWKANIPWKVPGLPVPIENMILRYVKSKADWWTNVAHYNRERIRRGATVDKTVCRKNLGRLTRLWLKAEQERQHNYLKDGPYVTPEEAVAIYTTTVHWLESRKFSPIPFPPLSYKHDTKLLILALERLKESYSVAVRLNQLQREELGLIEQAYDNPHEALSRIKRHLLTQRAFKEVGIEFMDLYSYLIPVYEIEPLEKITDAYLDQYLWYEGDKRHLFPNWVKPADSEPPPLLVYKWCQGINNLQGIWDTSDGQCVVMLQTKFEKFFEKIDLTMLNRLLRLVLDHNIADYVTAKNNVVLSYKDMSHTNSYGLIRGLQFASFVVQYYGLVLDLLLLGLTRASEIAGPPQMPNEFITYADTKIETRHPIRLYSRYIDKVHILFRFTHEEARDLIQRYLTEHPDPNNENMVGYNNKKCWPRDARMRLMKHDVNLGRSVFWDMKNRLPRSITTLEWENSFVSVYSKDNPNLLFSMCGFEVRILPKIRMTQEAFSNTKDGVWNLQNEQTKERTAIAFLRVDDEHMKVFENRVRQILMSSGSTTFTKIVNKWNTALIGLMTYFREATVHTQELLDLLVKCENKIQTRIKIGLNSKMPSRFPPVIFYTPKEIGGLGMLSMGHILIPQSDLRYSQQTDVGVTHFRSGMSHEEDQLIPNLYRYIQPWESEFIDSQRVWAEYALKRQEAQSQNRRLTLEDLEDSWDRGIPRINTLFQKDRHTLAYDKGWRVRTDFKQYQVLKQNPFWWTHQRHDGKLWNLNNYRTDVIQALGGVEGILEHTLFKGTYFPTWEGLFWEKASGFEESMKYKKLTNAQRSGLNQIPNRRFTLWWSPTINRANVYVGFQVQLDLTGIFMHGKIPTLKISLIQIFRAHLWQKVHESVVMDLCQVLDQELDALEIETVQKETIHPRKSYKMNSSCADILLFAAHRWPMSKPSLVAESKDVFDQKASNKYWIDVQLRWGDYDSHDIERYTRAKFMDYTTDNMSIYPSPTGVMIGIDLAYNLHSAFGNWFPGSKPLLAQAMNKIMKSNPALYVLRERIRKGLQLYSSEPTEPYLSSQNYGEIFSNQIIWFVDDTNVYRVTIHKTFEGNLTTKPINGAIFIFNPRTGQLFLKVIHTSVWAGQKRLGQLAKWKTAEEVAALVRSLPVEEQPKQIIVTRKGMLDPLEVHLLDFPNIVIKGSELQLPFQACLKIEKFGDLILKATEPQMVLFNIYDDWLKSISSYTAFSRLILILRALHVNNEKAKMLLKPDKTIITEPHHIWPTLTDDQWMKVCNKTCKTYDFLFSLIKNCGLLIANLIQVEVALRDLILSDYAKKNNVNTSALTQSEIRDIILGAEITPPSQQRQQIAEIEKQAKEASQLTAVTTRTTNVHGDELIVTTTSPYEQQAFGSKTDWRVRAISATNLYLRVNHIYVNSDDIKETGYTYIMPKNILKKFICIADLRTQIAGYLYGLSPQDNPQVKEIRCIVMAPQWGTHQQVHLPSSLPEHDFLNDLEPLGWMHTQPNELPQLSPQDVTCHARILENNKQWDGEKCIILTCSFTPGSCSLTAYKLTPSGYEWGRVNKDTGSNPHGYLPTHYEKVQMLLSDRFLGFYMVPDNGPWNYNFMGVKHTVSMRYGVKLGTPRDYYHEDHRPTHFLEFSNLEEGDTADADREDTFT; encoded by the exons ATGTCCTCCAAGAAGTACCGTCATGACAAACGTGTCTATCTTGGGGCTCTGAAATTTGTTCCTCATGCAGTGTACAAGCTTCTTGAAAACATGCCTATGCCCTGGGAGCAG GTTCGTAATGTGAAAGTTTTGTATCACATAACTGGTGCAATCACATTTGTGAATGAGATTCCTTGGGTGGTTGAACCCATATATTTAGCACAG TGGGGTACAATGTGGATTATGAtgcgaagagagaagagagaccgAAGGCACTTCAAAAGAATGCGATTTCCTCCTTTTGATGATGAGGAACCTCCATTGGATTATGCAGACAATTTATTAGATGTGGATCCGTTGGAGGCTATTCAGCTGGAATtagatgaagaagaagattcTGCCGTATATACATGGTTCTATGATCATAAACCTCTTGTAAAAACAAAGCTTATAAATGGTCCAAGTTACAGAAAGTGGCATCTTTCACTTCCAATCATGGCAACTCTTCATCGGCTTGCAGGACAGCTGCTCTCCGATTTGATTGATCGAAACTATTTTTACTTGTTTGATATGGAGTCGTTTTTCACTGCCAAAGCGCTGAATATGTGCATACCAG GAGGCCCCAAGTTTGAGCCACTGTACCGTGATATGGAAAAAGGAGATGAGGATTGGAATGAATTTAATGACATTAATAAACTCATTATTCGCCAGCCACTCAGAACAGAATACAGAATAGCATTTCCTCATCTATACAACAATAGGCCAAGGAAAGTGAAGCTTGGCATATATCATACTCCTATGATAATGTTTATTAAAGCCGAGGATCCTGATTTACCTGCATTCTACTATGATCCTCTGATTAACCCCATTACTTCCATCAACAAGGTTGACCGACGGGAGAAGAAAGTTTATGAAGAGGATGATGAGGATGATTTTTGTCTTCCAGATGGAGTTGAACCTCTACTGCAAAGCACTCAACTATATACTGATACTACGGCTGCTGGTATCTCATTGTTGTTTGCACCACGCCCATTCAACACGAGATCTGGTCGTACTAGGCGAGCTGAAGATATACCCCTTGTATCAGAATGGTACAAGGAGCACTG CCCTCCATCATACCCAGTTAAAGTTCGTGTTAGTTATCAAAAGTTATTGAAGTGTTTTGTATTGAATGAGTTGCATCATCGACCTCCAAAGGCACAAAAAAAGAAACACTTGTTCCGATCACTCCAAGCAACTAAATTCTTTCAAACAACAGAACTGGATTGGGCAGAAGCAGGTTTACAAGTTTGTAAGCAAGGATACAATATGCTAAATCTGTTGATTCACAGAAAGAATCTTAACTATCTTCACCTTGATTATAATTTCAATTTGAAACCTGTAAAGACACTGACCACAAAGGAGCGGAAGAAGTCGCGATTTGGAAATGCATTCCATCTATGTCGTGAAATTTTGCGACTGACAAAGCTTGTCGTTGATGCCAATATTCAGTTCCGTCTGGGCAATGTTGATGCCTTTCAGTTGGCTGATGGCTTGCAGTATATATTTGCACATGTTGGCCAGCTGACTGGAATGTACCGTTACAAATACCGACTGATGCGGCAGATCAGAATGTGTAAAGACTTGAAGCACCTGATTTACTACCGATTCAATACTGGTCCTGTTGGGAAAGGTCCTGGCTGTGGCTTTTGGGCCCCTATGTGGAGGGTGTGGTTGTTTTTCCTTCGTGGCATTGTGCCCTTGTTAGAAAGATGGTTGGGCAATTTGCTTGCACGCCAATTTGAGGGTCGCCATTCCAAAGGAGTTGCCAAGACTGTTACAAAGCAACGTGTTGAGAGTCACTTTGACTTGGAACTCCGAGCTGCTGTTATGCATGATGTTCTTGATGCGATGCCAG AGGGCATTAAGCAGAACAAGGCTAGGACTATTTTGCAACACCTAAGTGAGGCATGGCGTTGTTGGAAAGCCAACATACCATGGAAG GTTCCAGGACTGCCAGTGCCTATCGAAAACATGATTCTTCGTTATGTGAAGTCCAAGGCAGATTGGTGGACCAATGTTGCTCACTACAATCGAGAGCGTATTAGAAGAGGTGCAACAGTTGATAAGACTGTATGTAGAAAGAATCTAGGAAGGTTGACTCGTTTGTGGCTAAAAGCTGAGCAG GAAAGGCAACACAATTACTTGAAAGATGGTCCATATGTCACCCCTGAAGAAGCAGTTGCTATCTACACTACAACAGTTCATTGGCTGGAGTCAAGAAAGTTTTCTCCTATACCATTTCCACCTTTATCATACAAACATGACACTAAACTTCTTATCCTGGCACTAGAAAGGCTGAAAGAGTCTTATAGTGTGGCAGTGAGATTGAATCAATTACAAAGGGAAGAACTGGGTCTGATTGAACAAGCCTATGACAATCCACATGAGGCATTGTCAAGGATAAAGCGGCACCTGCTTACACAGCGTGCATTTAAAGAG GTTGGCATTGAGTTCATGGATTTGTATAGTTACCTGATTCCTGTGTATGAAATTGAACCTCTGGAGAAAATTACGGATGCATATCTTGATCAATATTTATGGTATGAAGGTGACAAGCGGCACCTTTTCCCTAATTGGGTCAAGCCTGCTGATTCGGAGCCACCTCCTCTTCTTGTCTACAAATGGTGTCAAGGTATAAACAACTTACAGGGCATATGGGACACAAGTGATGGACAGTGTGTTGTGATGCTGCAAACAAAGTTTGAAAAGTTCTTTGAGAAAATTGACTTGACCATGTTAAACAG GCTTCTTCGTTTGGTTCTTGACCACAATATTGCTGATTATGTCACAGCTAAAAACAATGTGGTGTTGTCATACAAGGATATGAGTCATACAAACTCATATGGTCTCATTCGGGGTCTTCAATTTGCTTCATTTGTTGTGCAATATTATGGGCTTGTGTTAGATCTTTTACTTCTTGGTTTAACTAGAGCCAGTGAAATTGCTGGTCCTCCTCAGATGCCCAATGAGTTCATTACTTATGCAGACACCAAAATTGAGACCAGGCATCCTATTCGGTTATATTCACGATACATTGACAAAGTACATATTTTGTTCCGCTTCACTCATGAGGAGGCACGAGATCTGATTCAGCGATATCTTACAGAGCATCCAGATCCAAACAATGAAAATatggttggatataataataagaAATGTTGGCCAAGGGATGCAAGAATGAGACTGATGAAACATGAtg TCAACCTTGGGCGAAGTGTTTTTTGGGATATGAAGAATCGATTACCTCGAAGTATCACAACATTGGAGTGGGAAAACAGCTTTGTCTCTGTTTACAGCAAGGATAACCCCAATCTGCTATTCAGCAT GTGTGGATTTGAGGTCCGCATATTGCCAAAGATAAGAATGACTCAAGAGGCATTTAGCAACACTAAAGATGGAGTTTGGAACTTGCAAAATGAGCAGACCAAAGAGAGAACAGCAATAGCTTTCTTACGTGTTGATGATGAACATATGAAGGTGTTTGAGAATCGTGTGAGGCAGATTCTTATGTCCTCAGGATCAACAACATTTACTAAGATAGTCAACAAATGGAATACTGCTCTTATTG GTCTTATGACCTATTTTCGTGAAGCAACTGTGCACACACAGGAGCTATTAGATCTGCTGGTCAAGTGTGAAAATAAGATCCAAACTCGTATCAAGATTGGACTGAATTCGAAGATGCCTAgcag GTTTCCTCCTGTCATCTTTTACACACCTAAAGAAATAGGGGGCCTTGGTATGTTGTCAATGGGTCACATTTTGATCCCACAAAGTGATCTAAGGTATAGTCAACAGACGGATGTTGGGGTTACACATTTCCGTAGTGGTATGAGCCACGAGGAGGATCAGCTTATTCCAAACCTTTACCGCTACATACAG CCCTGGGAGAGCGAATTCATTGATTCACAACGTGTTTGGGCGGAATACGCTTTAAAGAGGCAGGAAGCACAATCACAAAATAGACGATTAACCCTTGAAGATCTTGAG GATTCCTGGGATAGGGGGATACCTCGGATCAACacccttttccaaaaagatcgtCATACTCTGGCATATGACAAAGGGTGGAGAGTACGAACTGATTTTAAGCAATATCAAGTGTTGAAGCAAAATCCATTTTGGTGGACCCACCAGCGACATGATGGCAAGCTTTGGAACTTGAATAATTATCGGACTGATGTCATCCAAGCACTTGGGGGAGTCGAGGGGATTCTAGAACACACATTATTTAAAGGGACATA TTTCCCAACTTGGGAAGGTCTCTTTTGGGAGAAGGCATCAGGATTTGAGGAGTCCATGAAATATAAGAAGCTTACAAATGCACAACGGTCTGGGCTGAATCAAATCCCAAACCGAAGGTTCACTTTGTGGTGGTCTCCTACCATAAATCGTGCAAATGTGTATGTAGGCTTCCaggtgcaacttgatcttacaggAATATTCATGCATGGAAAGATACCTACATTGAAGATATCTTTGATTCAGATATTTCGTGCTCATCTTTGGCAAAAGGTTCATGAGAGTGTTGTTATGGATCTCTGCCAAGTTCTGGATCAGGAGTTGGATGCATTAGAAATTGAAACTGTACAGAAAGAGACCATCCACCCAAGAAAGAGTTACAAGATGAACAGTTCTTGTGCTGATATTCTTCTTTTCGCTGCACATAGATGGCCAATGTCTAAACCAAGCCTAGTTGCTGAGTCGAAAGATGTGTTTGATCAGAAAGCAAGCAATAAATACTGGATAGATGTGCAACTTCGTTGGGGAGACTATGATTCACATGATATAGAACGTTACACGAGGGCGAAATTTATGGATTACACAACTGACAACATGTCCATATATCCATCTCCCACTg GTGTGATGATTGGAATTGATTTAGCATATAATCTGCACTCAGCCTTTGGCAATTGGTTCCCTGGTTCAAAGCCTTTGCTGGCTCAAGCAATGAACAAAATAATGAAG TCAAATCCAGCATTATATGTTTTGAGGGAGCGGATAAGGAAGGGTCTACAACTGTAttcatctgaacctactgaaccatatctttcatctcaaaactaTGGGGAGATCTTCAGCAACCAAATCATATGGTTTGTTGATGACACGAATGTATATCGTGTTACAATCCATAAAACTTTCGAGGGAAATCTCACTACAAAACCCATCAATGGTGCCATCTTTATTTTCAACCCAAGGACAGGGCAGCTGTTTCTCAAG GTGATCCACACCAGTGTGTGGGCAGGGCAAAAGCGTCTTGGGCAGTTGGCAAAATGGAAAACTGCAGAGGAGGTGGCTGCTCTTGTGCGGTCGTTGCCAGTCGAAGAGCAACCAAAGCAAATTATTGTGACCCGTAAAGGGATGTTGGATCCTTTGGAGGTCCATTTGCTTGATTTCCCCAACATTGTGATCAAGGGGAGTGAGCTTCAGTTGCCTTTCCAGGCTTGCTTGAAAATTGAGAAGTTTGGCGATTTGATTCTGAAGGCTACTGAACCTCAGATGGTTCTTTTCAATATTTATGATGATTGGTTGAAAAGTATTTCATCGTACACTGCCTTCTCTCGTCTTATCTTGATTCTACGGGCACTCCATGTGAACAACGAGAAGGCAAAGATGTTACTGAAGCCTGACAAAACAATCATCACTGAACCACACCATATCTGGCCTACACTTACAGATGATCAGTGGATGAAGGTATGTAACAAAACATGCAAAACCTATGATTTTTTATTCTCATTGATTAAAAACTGTGGATTGCTTATAGCAAATTTGATTCAGGTGGAAGTTGCACTGAGAGATCTCATACTTTCTGACTATGCTAAGAAGAACAACGTGAACACTTCTGCGCTAACACAGTCTGAAATTCGTGATATAATTCTTGGTGCTGAGATAACTCCACCCTCACAGCAGAGACAACAGATTGCTGAAATTGAAAAACAG GCCAAAGAAGCTAGTCAATTGACTGCAGTTACAACAAGGACAACAAATGTGCATGGGGATGAACTTATAGTCACCACAACCAGTCCCTATGAACAACAAGCATTTGGTTCTAAAACCGACTGGCGTGTTAGGGCTATATCGGCAACAAATCTTTATCTTCgtgtcaatcatatttatgtaaactcaGATGACATTAAG GAGACTGGATACACTTACATCATGCCTAAGAACATATTAAAGAAGTTCATCTGCATAGCAGATCTACGAACACAGATTGCAGGATATCTATATGGGTTAAGCCCCCAAGATAATCCACAGGTGAAGGAGATCCGTTGCATAGTCATGGCACCACAATGGGGGACTCATCAGCAGGTCCATCTCCCATCATCTCTTCCAGAGCATGATTTCTTGAATGACCTGGAGCCATTGGGATGGATGCATACTCAGCCTAACGAGCTTCCCCAACTCTCTCCTCAG GATGTTACATGTCATGCGCGAATTCTAGAGAACAACAAACAATGGGATGGCGAGAAGTGCATCATTTTGACATGTAGCTTCACTCCAGGATCCTGCTCATTGACAGCATATAAACTCACGCCATCAGGTTATGAATGGGGCCGTGTCAACAAGGACACTGGAAGCAATCCACATGGCTACCTGCCAACACATTATGAAAAGGTGCAGATGCTTCTCAGTGACCGGTTCTTGGGATTCTACATG GTTCCAGATAATGGTCCCTGGAATTACAACTTCATGGGGGTAAAGCACACAGTAAGTATGCGATATGGTGTAAAGCTTGGAACACCTCGAGACTACTATCACGAAGACCATAGGCCGACACATTTTCTCGAGTTCAGTAATTTGGAAGAGGGGGACACTGCAGATGCAGACAGAGAGGATACCTTTACGTAG